A genomic region of Caulobacter vibrioides contains the following coding sequences:
- a CDS encoding LLM class flavin-dependent oxidoreductase translates to MRHLATMTPRPYPPFSVLDLAPVPQGVGVGQALRNSIDLARHAEALGFDRYWLAEHHNMPGIASAATAVVIGQVAAATTTIRVGSGGVMLPNHAPLMVAEQFGTLNALYPGRIDLGLGRAPGTDQATMRALRRYAGAVDSFAQDVVELQHWFKPASADQSVRAVPGEGQDVPIWILGSSTWGAQLAAALGLPYAFAAHFAPDALLEALALYRRHFKPSETLERPRAMVCIGVCAADTDEEAKRLSTSTQQQFLALRRGRPGLLPPPVDDIREHASPAELAGLDHTLRYAAVGSAETVKRKIDQVLEMTGADELMAAAQIHDHEARKRSYEILASIRN, encoded by the coding sequence TTGCGCCATCTAGCGACCATGACTCCTCGCCCTTATCCGCCCTTCTCGGTTCTAGATCTTGCCCCGGTGCCTCAGGGCGTGGGCGTTGGCCAAGCTCTGCGAAACAGCATCGACCTGGCCCGGCATGCCGAAGCCCTCGGATTCGATCGCTACTGGCTGGCCGAGCATCACAACATGCCGGGAATCGCCAGCGCCGCGACCGCCGTGGTCATCGGCCAGGTGGCGGCGGCGACCACAACGATTCGGGTCGGCTCAGGCGGCGTCATGCTGCCAAACCATGCACCCCTGATGGTGGCCGAGCAGTTCGGAACCCTGAATGCGCTCTATCCCGGGCGCATCGACCTGGGCCTTGGGCGCGCGCCGGGCACCGATCAGGCGACGATGCGCGCCCTTCGGCGATACGCCGGCGCGGTTGATTCGTTCGCCCAGGACGTCGTCGAGCTGCAGCACTGGTTCAAACCGGCGAGCGCCGATCAGAGCGTGCGCGCCGTTCCGGGCGAGGGCCAGGATGTCCCGATCTGGATTCTAGGCTCCTCGACCTGGGGAGCGCAGCTGGCGGCGGCGCTTGGCCTGCCCTACGCGTTCGCCGCGCACTTCGCGCCTGATGCTCTGCTTGAGGCCCTGGCGCTGTACCGCCGCCACTTCAAGCCGTCGGAGACCTTGGAGCGTCCCCGCGCCATGGTGTGCATCGGCGTTTGCGCCGCCGATACGGATGAGGAGGCCAAGCGGCTGTCGACATCGACCCAGCAACAGTTCCTGGCCTTGCGCCGGGGACGACCAGGCCTGTTGCCGCCGCCGGTCGACGATATTCGCGAGCATGCCTCGCCAGCGGAGTTGGCCGGATTGGACCACACGCTCCGGTACGCCGCCGTCGGCTCCGCCGAGACCGTCAAACGCAAGATCGATCAGGTGCTGGAGATGACGGGCGCGGATGAGCTGATGGCGGCGGCCCAGATCCACGATCACGAGGCGCGCAAGCGCAGCTATGAAATTCTGGCGTCGATCCGCAACTAG
- a CDS encoding glycosyltransferase family 4 protein: MTHRRPDPLPDRQGLKVQARPSGEDPVRLIDTTMLYAPRSGGVRRYLSSKHAWLAACRPDVRHTLVVPGARDFYDGQGRVSIYAAPLPFGAGYRWPVVKQAWMERLIRQQPDIIEAGDPYTPGLAALRAGDALGVPVVGFCHTDLGKLAALHIGDWAERPVQKRWAAIYRQFDQAVAPSRFIAGRLIEAGVHDAIGLPLGVDTSIFHPDRADREGLRRRLGLAANERLLVFAGRPAREKRLDVLVAAVERLGDPYRLLFVGAGGGAPVSDRTLCIDYVRDPVELAAILASCDAFVHANDNEPFGLIVLEAMACGLPVVGVSAGGVAESVDEDVGQLAQASEAAAFAEAIEALFARDLGLVGAAARRRAVARHGWDTVFTELCAIYGRLAGRRAFEGLSAKAAH; this comes from the coding sequence GTGACGCACAGGAGACCTGACCCGCTTCCAGACCGTCAGGGTCTCAAGGTTCAGGCCCGGCCCTCAGGCGAGGATCCCGTCCGCCTCATTGATACGACGATGCTCTATGCGCCGCGCAGCGGTGGCGTGCGCCGGTACCTGTCGTCAAAGCACGCGTGGCTCGCTGCCTGCCGTCCGGATGTTCGCCACACGCTGGTCGTGCCGGGCGCTCGGGATTTTTACGACGGCCAGGGACGGGTTTCGATCTACGCCGCGCCCTTGCCGTTCGGCGCGGGCTATCGCTGGCCCGTCGTCAAACAGGCGTGGATGGAGCGCCTGATCCGCCAGCAGCCTGACATCATCGAGGCGGGCGATCCCTATACGCCGGGCTTGGCGGCGTTACGCGCCGGTGACGCTCTGGGCGTGCCGGTTGTGGGGTTTTGCCACACTGATCTTGGAAAGCTGGCGGCGCTTCACATCGGCGATTGGGCCGAAAGGCCGGTGCAGAAGCGATGGGCGGCGATCTACCGACAGTTTGACCAGGCGGTGGCGCCCAGCCGGTTCATCGCCGGACGATTGATCGAGGCGGGCGTGCACGATGCGATCGGTCTCCCGCTTGGGGTCGACACCAGCATCTTCCACCCGGACCGCGCGGATCGCGAGGGTCTCCGGCGTCGTCTGGGCTTGGCGGCGAACGAGCGGCTTTTGGTGTTCGCAGGCCGCCCGGCCAGGGAGAAGAGACTCGATGTGTTGGTCGCGGCCGTCGAACGGCTCGGCGATCCCTACAGGTTGCTGTTCGTTGGCGCGGGGGGCGGGGCTCCGGTCAGCGACCGCACCCTGTGCATCGACTATGTGCGAGATCCGGTCGAACTGGCCGCCATCCTCGCCAGCTGCGACGCCTTTGTTCACGCCAACGACAACGAACCGTTTGGCCTGATCGTGCTTGAGGCCATGGCGTGCGGTCTGCCGGTTGTGGGCGTTTCGGCCGGTGGGGTGGCGGAGTCGGTCGACGAGGATGTTGGCCAGTTGGCCCAGGCGTCGGAGGCGGCCGCGTTTGCGGAGGCCATCGAGGCCCTGTTCGCACGCGATCTGGGCCTCGTCGGCGCCGCAGCGCGCCGGCGCGCGGTGGCGCGCCATGGCTGGGACACGGTCTTCACCGAGCTGTGCGCGATCTATGGCCGGTTAGCTGGTCGGCGTGCTTTCGAGGGCCTTTCGGCAAAGGCCGCGCACTAG
- the lon gene encoding endopeptidase La, with product MSELRTLPVLPLRDIVVFPHMVVPLFVGRDKSVRALEEVMRGDKQILLVTQKNSADDDPAPGDIFDVGVLATVLQLLKLPDGTVKVLVEGKARAAVVSFTDQESYYEAQIGEVSEDEGAGPEAEALSRAVVEQFENYVKLNKKVPPEALASIPQIAEPGKLADSIAAHLSVKIGDKQHLLEIFDVVKRLEKVFALMEGEISVLQVEKKIRSRVKRQMEKTQREYYLNEQMKAIQRELGDPDDARDELIDLEKRIKKTKLSKEARTKAEAELKKLRNMSPMSAESTVVRNYLDWLLSIPWGKAKTKKIDLPEAEGVLDADHYGLEKVKERILEYLAVQARTNSLKGPILCLVGPPGVGKTSLGKSIAKATGREFVRMSLGGVRDEAEIRGHRRTYIGSMPGKVIQSMKKAKTTNAFVLLDEIDKMGSDYRGDPASALLEVLDPAQNSTFGDHYLEVDYDLSQVMFVTTANSLNMPQPLLDRMEIIRIPGYTEDEKLEIAKRHILPKLSKDHGLKPAEFVVPDKAIRDLIRYYTREAGVRSLERELGALARKTVRDLAREKLTTITIDDERLAKYAGVQKYRYGETDEVDQVGIVTGLAWTEFGGDILTIEAVKMPGKGRMQITGNLKDVMKESISAANSYVRSRATQFGIKPPIFEKTDVHIHVPDGATPKDGPSAGIAMALAMVSVLTGIPIRKDIAMTGEITLRGRVTAIGGLKEKLLAALRSGVKTVLIPQENEKDLADVPQTVKDGLEIIPVSTVDEVLKHALTGPLTPVEWNEAEEPMAASTKKDEGDSDAMLTH from the coding sequence ATGTCCGAACTACGTACGCTTCCTGTTTTGCCGCTGCGGGATATCGTTGTGTTCCCGCACATGGTCGTGCCGCTTTTCGTGGGGCGCGATAAATCCGTGCGTGCGCTCGAGGAGGTGATGCGCGGCGACAAGCAGATCCTGCTCGTCACGCAGAAGAACTCGGCCGACGATGATCCGGCGCCGGGTGACATCTTCGACGTGGGCGTGCTGGCCACCGTGCTGCAACTGCTGAAGCTGCCGGACGGCACGGTGAAGGTGCTGGTCGAGGGCAAGGCGCGCGCCGCCGTCGTGAGCTTCACCGACCAGGAGTCGTACTACGAGGCCCAGATCGGCGAGGTGTCTGAGGACGAAGGGGCGGGTCCCGAGGCCGAAGCGCTGTCTCGCGCCGTCGTCGAGCAGTTCGAGAACTACGTCAAACTGAACAAGAAGGTGCCGCCTGAGGCACTGGCCTCGATCCCGCAGATCGCTGAGCCGGGCAAGCTGGCCGACAGCATCGCCGCGCATCTGTCGGTGAAGATTGGCGACAAGCAGCACCTGCTGGAGATCTTCGATGTCGTGAAGCGCCTTGAGAAGGTCTTCGCCCTGATGGAGGGCGAGATCTCGGTGCTGCAGGTCGAGAAGAAGATCCGCTCGCGCGTGAAGCGCCAGATGGAAAAGACCCAGCGCGAGTATTACCTCAACGAGCAGATGAAGGCGATCCAGCGTGAGCTGGGCGACCCTGATGACGCGCGGGATGAGCTGATCGATCTCGAGAAGCGCATCAAGAAGACCAAGCTCTCGAAGGAAGCGCGCACGAAGGCCGAGGCCGAGCTGAAGAAGCTCCGCAACATGAGCCCGATGTCGGCCGAGAGCACCGTCGTCCGGAACTATCTGGACTGGCTGTTGTCGATCCCGTGGGGCAAGGCCAAGACCAAGAAGATCGACCTCCCGGAAGCCGAGGGCGTCCTCGACGCCGACCACTATGGCCTGGAGAAGGTCAAGGAGCGGATCCTCGAGTACCTGGCCGTGCAAGCGCGGACCAACTCGCTGAAGGGGCCGATCCTCTGCCTCGTGGGCCCTCCCGGCGTCGGCAAGACCTCGCTTGGCAAGTCGATCGCCAAGGCGACCGGTCGCGAGTTCGTGCGGATGAGCCTGGGCGGGGTTCGTGACGAGGCCGAAATCCGCGGTCACCGTCGCACCTATATCGGCTCGATGCCTGGCAAGGTCATCCAGTCGATGAAGAAGGCCAAGACGACCAACGCGTTCGTCCTTCTGGACGAGATCGACAAGATGGGCAGCGACTATCGCGGTGACCCCGCGTCGGCGCTGTTGGAAGTGTTGGACCCGGCGCAGAATTCGACGTTTGGCGATCACTACCTGGAGGTCGACTACGACCTGTCGCAGGTGATGTTCGTGACGACGGCCAACAGCTTGAACATGCCCCAGCCGCTGCTGGACCGCATGGAGATCATCCGCATCCCCGGCTACACCGAGGATGAGAAGCTGGAGATCGCCAAGCGGCACATCCTGCCGAAGCTGTCCAAGGACCATGGTCTGAAGCCGGCCGAGTTCGTCGTGCCGGACAAGGCGATCCGCGACCTGATCCGCTACTACACGCGGGAAGCCGGCGTGCGGTCGTTGGAGCGGGAACTGGGCGCGCTGGCGCGCAAGACGGTCCGTGACCTGGCTCGCGAAAAACTGACCACCATCACGATCGACGACGAGCGTCTGGCCAAGTACGCGGGCGTCCAGAAGTACCGCTACGGCGAGACGGACGAGGTCGATCAGGTCGGCATCGTGACGGGTCTGGCCTGGACCGAGTTCGGCGGTGACATCCTGACCATCGAAGCCGTGAAGATGCCGGGCAAGGGTCGCATGCAGATCACCGGCAACCTCAAGGACGTGATGAAGGAGTCGATCTCGGCCGCTAACAGCTACGTCCGGTCGCGGGCGACGCAGTTCGGCATCAAGCCGCCGATCTTCGAGAAGACCGACGTGCACATCCACGTTCCGGACGGCGCCACGCCCAAGGACGGTCCGTCGGCCGGTATCGCCATGGCCCTGGCCATGGTCTCGGTCCTGACCGGGATCCCGATCCGCAAGGACATCGCCATGACCGGCGAGATCACCCTGCGTGGCCGTGTCACCGCGATCGGCGGCCTGAAGGAGAAGCTGCTCGCAGCGCTCCGGTCCGGCGTGAAGACGGTGCTGATCCCGCAGGAGAACGAGAAGGATCTGGCGGATGTGCCTCAGACCGTGAAGGACGGCCTGGAGATCATCCCGGTCTCGACGGTGGACGAGGTCCTCAAGCATGCCCTGACGGGACCGCTCACGCCTGTGGAGTGGAACGAGGCCGAGGAGCCGATGGCCGCATCCACGAAGAAGGATGAAGGCGACAGCGACGCCATGTTAACCCACTAG
- a CDS encoding HU family DNA-binding protein: protein MTTKAELVTAIAEKAGINKSQAKDALEAFIEAVTDSLKSGEDVRLVGFGTFKAVSRAAGAARNPRTGETVNRPASKTARFQVGEGLKSALNG from the coding sequence ATGACCACAAAAGCCGAGCTCGTTACGGCGATCGCCGAAAAGGCGGGTATCAACAAGAGCCAAGCCAAGGACGCGTTGGAGGCCTTCATCGAAGCGGTCACCGACTCTCTGAAGTCTGGCGAAGACGTGCGTCTGGTCGGCTTTGGCACCTTCAAGGCCGTGAGCCGCGCCGCCGGCGCTGCTCGCAATCCCCGGACGGGCGAAACCGTCAACCGGCCTGCGTCGAAGACCGCGCGGTTCCAGGTGGGTGAGGGGCTGAAGTCGGCGCTGAACGGCTAG
- a CDS encoding NADH-quinone oxidoreductase subunit A, which produces MTAFLLQYLPIVIFLGIAAAIGIVFLLAAAVLAPKAPDPEKLSAYECGFNAFDDARMKFDVRFYLVSILFIIFDLEVAFLFPWAVTLMKLPQDVAQFAFWSMMTFLGVLTVGFIYEWKKGALEWE; this is translated from the coding sequence ATGACCGCCTTCCTTCTCCAGTACCTGCCGATCGTGATCTTTCTCGGGATAGCGGCGGCCATCGGTATCGTCTTCCTGCTCGCCGCCGCGGTGCTCGCGCCCAAGGCGCCGGACCCGGAAAAGCTGTCCGCCTACGAGTGCGGATTCAACGCCTTCGACGACGCGCGCATGAAGTTCGACGTCCGGTTCTACCTGGTGTCGATCCTCTTCATCATCTTCGACCTGGAAGTCGCGTTCCTGTTCCCCTGGGCGGTCACGCTGATGAAGTTGCCGCAAGACGTGGCGCAGTTCGCCTTCTGGTCGATGATGACCTTCCTGGGCGTCCTGACCGTCGGCTTCATCTATGAATGGAAGAAGGGCGCCCTCGAATGGGAGTGA
- a CDS encoding NADH-quinone oxidoreductase subunit D encodes MTGTPSPVAATELVRDESAVPAVPETPVRKFNINFGPQHPAAHGVLRLVLELDGEIVERVDPHIGLLHRGTEKLMEARTYLQNIPYFDRLDYVAPMNQEHAFCLAIEKLLGVEVPIRGQIIRVLYSEIGRILNHLLNVTTQAMDVGALTPPLWGFEEREKLMVFYERACGARLHSNYFRPGGVHQDLPPELVEDIDTWAKAFPKICDDIEGLITDNRIFKQRNVDIGVVSKEEAISWGFSGVMVRGSGIAWDLRRSQPYENYNDFEFDIPLGKNGDCYDRYLCRMQEMRESTKIIRQACEMLRKTHGPVLSEDNKVSPPRRAEMKRSMEALIHHFKLYTEGFKTPVGEVYACVEAPKGEFGVFVVSDGTNKPYRCKIRAPGFPHLAAMDWMNRGHQLADVSAILGSLDIVFGEIDR; translated from the coding sequence ATGACCGGAACGCCATCGCCCGTCGCGGCGACTGAACTTGTCCGAGACGAATCCGCGGTTCCGGCCGTTCCGGAAACGCCTGTTCGCAAGTTCAACATCAACTTCGGCCCGCAACACCCGGCCGCGCACGGCGTGCTGCGCCTGGTGCTGGAGCTGGACGGCGAAATCGTCGAACGCGTCGATCCGCACATCGGCCTGCTGCATCGCGGCACCGAGAAGCTGATGGAAGCGCGGACCTACCTGCAGAATATTCCCTACTTCGACCGCCTCGACTACGTGGCGCCGATGAACCAGGAACACGCCTTCTGCCTGGCCATCGAGAAGCTGCTCGGCGTCGAAGTGCCGATCCGCGGCCAGATCATCCGGGTGCTCTACTCGGAAATCGGCCGGATCCTGAACCACCTGCTGAACGTGACGACCCAGGCCATGGACGTCGGCGCCCTGACGCCGCCGCTCTGGGGCTTTGAGGAGCGCGAGAAGCTGATGGTGTTCTACGAGCGCGCTTGCGGCGCTCGCCTGCACTCCAACTACTTCCGTCCGGGCGGCGTCCACCAGGACCTGCCGCCGGAGCTGGTCGAGGACATCGACACCTGGGCCAAGGCCTTCCCGAAGATCTGCGACGACATCGAAGGTCTGATCACCGACAACCGCATCTTCAAGCAGCGCAACGTCGATATCGGCGTGGTGAGCAAGGAAGAGGCGATCAGCTGGGGTTTCTCGGGCGTGATGGTGCGCGGTTCGGGCATCGCCTGGGATCTGCGCCGCAGCCAGCCCTACGAGAACTACAACGACTTCGAGTTCGACATCCCGCTGGGCAAGAACGGCGACTGCTACGATCGCTATCTCTGCCGCATGCAGGAGATGCGCGAGTCGACCAAGATCATCCGCCAGGCCTGCGAGATGCTGCGCAAGACGCACGGCCCTGTGCTGTCGGAAGACAACAAGGTCTCGCCGCCGCGCCGCGCCGAGATGAAGCGCTCGATGGAAGCGCTCATCCACCACTTCAAGCTCTACACCGAAGGCTTCAAGACCCCGGTCGGTGAAGTCTATGCCTGCGTCGAGGCGCCGAAGGGCGAGTTTGGCGTGTTCGTCGTCTCCGACGGCACCAACAAGCCGTATCGCTGCAAGATCCGCGCGCCGGGCTTCCCGCACCTGGCGGCCATGGACTGGATGAACCGTGGCCACCAGCTGGCTGACGTGTCGGCCATCCTGGGCTCGCTGGACATCGTGTTCGGGGAGATCGACCGTTGA
- the nuoF gene encoding NADH-quinone oxidoreductase subunit NuoF, with translation MVGILEDKDRIFTNLYGLHDWGLEGAKKRGCWNGTKDILDAGRDWIIENMKNSGLRGRGGAGFSTGLKWSFMPKEVKDGRPHYLVVNADESEPGTCKDREIMRHDPHLLIEGCLIASRAMLAHACYIYIRGEYVFERERLEAAIKQAYEAKLVGKNNVHGWDFDIYVHHGAGAYICGEETALLESLEGKKGQPRLKPPFPAGAGLYGMPTTVNNVESIAVAGTILRRGAAWFAGFGRPNNAGTKLFCVSGHVNLPCNVEEAMSIPFRQLVEDHCGGIRGGWGNLKAVIPGGSSVPMIPAEQCEDLPMDFDALRNLKSGLGTAAVIVMDKDTDLVRAIARLSYFYKHESCGQCTPCREGTGWMWRVMERMVTGEADPKEIDTLLDVTTQVEGHTICALGDAAAWPIQGLFRHFRHEVEERIASYRSGRLHVQGAKLIAAE, from the coding sequence ATGGTCGGTATCCTCGAAGACAAGGACCGCATCTTCACGAACCTCTACGGTCTCCACGACTGGGGCCTTGAGGGCGCGAAGAAGCGCGGCTGCTGGAATGGCACCAAGGACATCCTGGACGCCGGGCGCGACTGGATCATCGAGAACATGAAGAACTCCGGCCTGCGCGGTCGGGGCGGCGCGGGTTTCTCGACCGGCCTGAAGTGGTCGTTCATGCCCAAGGAAGTGAAGGACGGTCGTCCTCACTACCTGGTCGTCAACGCCGACGAATCCGAGCCGGGCACCTGCAAGGACCGGGAGATCATGCGGCATGACCCGCACCTCCTGATCGAGGGCTGCCTGATCGCTTCGCGCGCGATGCTGGCTCACGCCTGCTACATCTACATCCGCGGCGAGTACGTCTTCGAGCGCGAGCGCCTGGAAGCGGCGATCAAGCAGGCCTACGAGGCCAAGCTGGTCGGCAAGAATAATGTCCACGGCTGGGACTTCGACATCTACGTCCACCACGGCGCCGGCGCCTATATCTGCGGCGAAGAGACGGCCCTGCTGGAAAGCCTGGAAGGCAAGAAGGGCCAGCCGCGCCTGAAGCCGCCGTTCCCGGCCGGCGCGGGCCTCTACGGCATGCCGACCACGGTCAACAACGTGGAATCGATCGCCGTTGCGGGTACGATCCTGCGTCGCGGCGCAGCCTGGTTCGCCGGCTTTGGCCGTCCGAACAACGCCGGCACCAAGCTCTTCTGCGTCTCGGGCCACGTGAATCTGCCCTGCAACGTCGAAGAGGCGATGAGCATCCCATTCCGCCAACTGGTCGAGGACCACTGCGGCGGCATCCGGGGCGGCTGGGGCAACCTGAAGGCCGTCATTCCGGGCGGTTCGTCGGTGCCGATGATCCCCGCCGAGCAGTGCGAAGACCTCCCGATGGACTTCGACGCCCTGCGGAACCTGAAGTCGGGCCTGGGCACCGCCGCCGTCATCGTCATGGACAAGGACACCGACCTTGTTCGCGCCATCGCCCGCCTGTCGTACTTCTACAAGCACGAGAGCTGCGGCCAGTGCACGCCGTGCCGTGAAGGCACCGGCTGGATGTGGCGCGTCATGGAACGCATGGTCACCGGCGAGGCCGATCCCAAAGAGATCGACACGCTGCTGGACGTGACGACCCAGGTCGAGGGTCACACCATCTGCGCCCTGGGCGACGCGGCCGCCTGGCCGATCCAGGGTCTGTTCCGCCACTTCCGCCATGAGGTGGAGGAGCGGATCGCTTCTTATCGTAGCGGTCGCCTGCACGTGCAGGGCGCCAAGCTGATCGCGGCGGAGTAA
- a CDS encoding NuoB/complex I 20 kDa subunit family protein gives MEEGRPRMGVIVPANSSPVPALSAGRSTVEGYDPKLHGPFFDGVSQQLADKGFITAAADDLITWARTGSLMWMTFGLACCAVEMMQASMPRYDLERYGFAPRASPRQSDVMIVAGTLTNKMAPALRKVYDQMPEPRYVISMGSCANGGGYYYYSYSVVRGCDRVVPVDIYVPGCPPTAEALVYGVLQLQKKIRRTGTIER, from the coding sequence ATGGAAGAAGGGCGCCCTCGAATGGGAGTGATCGTTCCCGCCAACTCGTCCCCGGTCCCGGCGTTGTCCGCCGGCCGCTCGACGGTCGAGGGCTATGACCCCAAGCTGCACGGCCCGTTCTTCGACGGCGTGTCGCAGCAACTGGCCGACAAGGGCTTCATCACCGCCGCTGCGGATGACCTGATCACCTGGGCGCGCACCGGCTCGCTCATGTGGATGACGTTCGGTCTGGCCTGCTGCGCCGTCGAGATGATGCAGGCCTCGATGCCGCGTTACGATCTGGAGCGCTACGGCTTCGCGCCGCGCGCCAGCCCGCGTCAGTCGGACGTGATGATCGTCGCCGGCACGCTGACCAACAAGATGGCCCCGGCTCTGCGCAAGGTCTACGACCAGATGCCTGAGCCGCGCTACGTGATCTCGATGGGCAGCTGCGCCAATGGCGGCGGCTACTACTATTACAGCTACAGCGTCGTGCGCGGTTGCGACCGCGTCGTGCCGGTCGACATCTATGTGCCGGGCTGCCCGCCGACCGCCGAGGCCCTGGTCTATGGCGTGCTGCAGCTGCAGAAGAAGATTCGCCGGACGGGGACGATCGAGCGATGA
- a CDS encoding nuclear transport factor 2 family protein, whose amino-acid sequence MSLADIAQAQLDAYNAQDLDAHCAHFSDDVVVAGLNGDVARTGIEAYRAFYAKTFAEFPKNQAKLLNRIVVGSNVIDHEHVDRGNGDAPFQVAAIYTFKGDKIARVDFAR is encoded by the coding sequence TTGAGCCTGGCCGATATCGCCCAGGCGCAGCTCGACGCCTACAACGCCCAGGATCTGGACGCGCACTGCGCCCACTTCTCCGACGACGTGGTCGTCGCGGGGCTGAACGGTGACGTCGCGCGCACGGGCATCGAGGCCTATCGCGCCTTTTACGCCAAGACCTTCGCCGAGTTTCCCAAGAACCAGGCGAAGCTACTGAACCGCATCGTGGTCGGATCCAATGTGATCGATCACGAGCATGTCGACCGCGGCAACGGCGATGCGCCGTTCCAGGTCGCCGCCATCTACACCTTCAAGGGCGACAAGATCGCCCGCGTGGATTTCGCACGATGA
- a CDS encoding NADH-quinone oxidoreductase subunit C, with amino-acid sequence MSQALELFGQDIVARAPGVLGHSVAFGELTIVARAASVIETLTFLRDDAACRFHQLIDLTGVDYPERAARFDVVYHLLSLVKNHRVRLKVSTDEDTPVPSITPVFPVADWFEREAFDMYGIFFDGHPDLRRILTDYGFHGHPLRKDFPMTGYVEVRYDDELKRVVYEPVKITEFRAFDFLSPWEGAKYALPGDEKAQ; translated from the coding sequence ATGAGCCAAGCCCTGGAACTTTTCGGTCAGGACATCGTCGCCCGCGCTCCGGGCGTGCTGGGACATTCTGTCGCATTCGGTGAACTGACCATCGTCGCGCGCGCGGCGTCGGTCATCGAAACGCTGACGTTCCTGCGTGACGACGCGGCCTGCCGTTTCCATCAGTTGATCGACCTGACGGGTGTCGACTATCCGGAGCGGGCCGCGCGTTTCGACGTGGTCTATCACCTGCTGTCGCTAGTGAAGAACCACCGTGTCCGCCTCAAGGTCTCGACCGATGAGGATACGCCCGTCCCCAGCATCACGCCGGTTTTCCCGGTGGCGGACTGGTTCGAGCGCGAAGCGTTCGACATGTACGGCATTTTCTTCGACGGTCACCCCGACCTGCGTCGAATCCTGACCGACTACGGTTTCCACGGTCACCCGCTCCGGAAAGACTTCCCGATGACGGGCTATGTGGAAGTGCGCTACGACGATGAGCTCAAGCGCGTCGTCTATGAACCTGTGAAGATTACCGAGTTCCGTGCGTTCGATTTCCTCTCGCCCTGGGAAGGCGCCAAGTACGCGCTCCCCGGTGACGAGAAGGCGCAATAG
- the nuoE gene encoding NADH-quinone oxidoreductase subunit NuoE, which translates to MSVRRLAKEQPASFAFLKESQAKADWWKAKYPAERKQSAVIPMLWLAQKQEGWISEPAIQEIAKQLEMPVIRVLEVATFYVMFQLQPVGKVAFVQLCGTTPCQLRGALDLRKVLEDKIGPAHHVSADGKFSWEEVECLGACCNAPMAAINDYYYEDLTPESLAKILDDFAAGKAPQPGSYEGRGASEPRGAIHTLTDPKLYDGSYAKKIKIPNLPEKPKKAPKSEPAA; encoded by the coding sequence ATGAGCGTTCGCCGTCTCGCTAAAGAACAGCCCGCCAGCTTCGCCTTTTTGAAGGAAAGCCAGGCCAAGGCCGATTGGTGGAAAGCCAAGTATCCCGCCGAGCGCAAGCAATCGGCCGTGATCCCCATGCTGTGGCTGGCCCAGAAGCAGGAGGGCTGGATCTCCGAGCCGGCGATCCAGGAGATCGCCAAGCAGCTCGAGATGCCGGTCATCCGCGTTCTGGAGGTCGCGACCTTCTACGTGATGTTCCAGCTGCAGCCGGTCGGCAAGGTCGCCTTCGTCCAGCTGTGCGGCACCACGCCCTGCCAGCTGCGCGGCGCGCTCGACCTGCGCAAGGTGCTGGAGGACAAGATCGGTCCGGCCCACCACGTCTCGGCCGACGGCAAGTTCAGCTGGGAAGAGGTCGAGTGCCTGGGCGCCTGCTGCAACGCGCCGATGGCCGCGATCAACGACTACTACTACGAGGACCTGACGCCGGAGAGCCTGGCCAAGATCCTCGACGACTTCGCCGCCGGCAAGGCGCCGCAGCCGGGCAGCTATGAGGGCCGTGGCGCTTCGGAGCCGAGGGGCGCGATCCACACCCTGACCGATCCGAAGCTGTACGACGGCTCGTACGCCAAGAAGATCAAGATCCCGAACCTGCCCGAAAAGCCCAAGAAGGCTCCGAAGTCGGAGCCCGCCGCCTAA